Proteins from a genomic interval of Rhodococcus rhodochrous:
- a CDS encoding TetR/AcrR family transcriptional regulator → MRVLSPKQRVFIEAGRKEFVRNGYGSSSIRTIAQEAGVSLSALYYHYKNKQDLLLAILLDGVDTYDAVCDAELARAGDDPVEQIRAFVKGNVIFRTQFPEQGRMIATEVRNLEPEGARLYEERRRDGRRRIRDIIDRGVAQGVFTTKYPDDCRRSILAMVSAIANWYDPAGPDGPDEIAERYADLSLALLCPTITGGEGDSR, encoded by the coding sequence GTGAGAGTGCTGTCGCCGAAACAGCGCGTCTTCATCGAGGCGGGCCGGAAGGAATTCGTGCGCAACGGATACGGCTCGTCGTCGATCCGGACTATCGCGCAGGAAGCCGGCGTGAGCCTGTCCGCCCTGTACTACCACTACAAGAACAAACAGGATCTGCTGCTGGCGATCCTGCTCGACGGCGTCGACACCTACGACGCGGTCTGCGACGCCGAACTCGCCCGCGCCGGCGACGATCCGGTCGAGCAGATCCGCGCGTTCGTCAAGGGGAACGTCATCTTCCGCACGCAGTTCCCCGAGCAGGGTCGCATGATCGCGACGGAGGTGCGCAACCTCGAACCCGAGGGTGCGCGACTGTACGAGGAGCGTCGGCGCGACGGCCGGAGGCGGATCCGCGACATCATCGATCGCGGTGTCGCACAAGGCGTCTTCACCACGAAGTATCCCGACGACTGCCGTCGATCGATCCTGGCGATGGTCTCGGCGATCGCCAACTGGTACGACCCCGCTGGCCCGGACGGCCCGGACGAGATCGCCGAACGCTACGCGGACCTGTCGCTGGCGCTGCTGTGTCCCACCATCACCGGTGGAGAAGGAGATT
- a CDS encoding acyl-CoA synthetase, with amino-acid sequence MYPGRYAAVAPDRPAVHEAATGRTLTYRELEDASVRFAHWLRAHDVGKGDHIAVVTVNDATAFELYWGAVRSGVYVTFVNTHLAPVEAAYIVDDCDAKVLVVSAPLAELAEAIAPLTPKVTHRVAFGGEVPGHLVYEEEVAGLPVTPMADQPRGSDMLYSSGTTGRPKGIKPALSGAQVGDEPGPPLLKQVRRFGFDENTVYLSPAPIYHAAPLRYGVSTQALGGTVVLMERFDPEHSLACIERYRVTHSQWVPTHFVRLLKLPRAVRERYDLSSMRCALHSAAPCPVEVKQELMRWWGEIVYEYYSATEAIGNTLVTPQEWLDKPGTVGKTGGPGTLGLARICDENGNRLPTGEIGTVYFERDDFSFEYHKDPEKTASTRHPFEGNWYTTGDIGYLDEDDYLFLTGRDKFTIISGGVNIYPQEIENVLALHPSIADVAVVGVPDADRGERVEAFVQLVPDVDGSDELEDDIIGFCRERLSRFKCPRHVRFVDELPRTPTGKMVKGTLGELIAQYADTGALS; translated from the coding sequence ATGTACCCGGGCCGTTACGCCGCCGTCGCCCCGGACCGGCCCGCCGTGCACGAGGCCGCGACCGGACGGACGCTCACCTATCGGGAACTCGAGGACGCGTCCGTCCGGTTCGCGCACTGGCTGCGCGCACACGACGTCGGGAAGGGCGACCACATCGCGGTCGTCACCGTCAACGACGCCACGGCATTCGAATTGTACTGGGGTGCAGTTCGATCGGGCGTCTACGTCACCTTCGTCAACACGCACCTCGCTCCCGTCGAGGCCGCGTACATCGTCGACGACTGCGACGCGAAGGTGCTCGTCGTCTCGGCGCCTCTCGCCGAACTCGCCGAGGCGATCGCGCCGCTCACCCCGAAGGTGACGCACCGCGTCGCCTTCGGGGGAGAGGTGCCCGGACATCTCGTGTACGAGGAGGAGGTGGCGGGTCTTCCCGTCACCCCGATGGCCGATCAGCCGCGGGGCAGCGACATGCTGTACTCCTCCGGCACCACCGGTCGCCCCAAGGGCATCAAGCCCGCTCTCTCCGGTGCCCAGGTCGGTGACGAGCCCGGTCCTCCGCTGCTGAAGCAGGTGCGCCGCTTCGGTTTCGACGAGAACACCGTCTACCTGTCACCGGCACCGATCTACCACGCCGCGCCCTTGCGGTACGGCGTGTCGACGCAGGCACTCGGTGGCACGGTCGTGCTCATGGAGCGGTTCGACCCCGAGCACAGTCTCGCGTGCATCGAACGCTATCGCGTGACCCACAGCCAGTGGGTGCCCACGCATTTCGTGCGCCTGCTGAAACTGCCCCGCGCGGTCCGGGAGCGCTACGACCTGTCGTCGATGCGGTGCGCACTGCATTCGGCGGCGCCGTGCCCGGTCGAGGTCAAGCAGGAACTCATGCGGTGGTGGGGCGAGATCGTCTACGAGTACTATTCCGCGACCGAGGCGATCGGCAATACTCTCGTCACCCCGCAGGAATGGCTCGACAAACCTGGAACGGTCGGGAAGACCGGCGGCCCGGGCACACTCGGGCTGGCGCGGATCTGCGACGAGAACGGCAACCGGCTGCCCACGGGGGAGATCGGCACCGTCTACTTCGAGCGGGACGACTTCTCGTTCGAGTACCACAAGGATCCGGAGAAAACGGCATCCACCAGGCACCCCTTCGAGGGTAACTGGTACACGACCGGAGACATCGGATATCTCGACGAGGACGACTATCTGTTCCTCACCGGGCGCGACAAGTTCACGATCATCTCGGGTGGGGTGAACATCTACCCGCAGGAGATCGAGAACGTCCTCGCGCTGCACCCGTCGATCGCGGATGTCGCGGTGGTCGGTGTGCCGGACGCGGACCGCGGTGAACGCGTCGAAGCGTTCGTGCAGCTCGTCCCCGATGTGGACGGATCCGACGAGCTCGAGGACGACATCATCGGGTTCTGCCGGGAACGCCTCTCGCGTTTCAAGTGCCCCCGGCACGTGCGGTTCGTCGACGAACTGCCGCGCACGCCGACGGGCAAGATGGTCAAGGGCACGCTCGGCGAGCTGATCGCGCAGTACGCCGATACCGGAGCGCTGTCGTGA
- a CDS encoding acyl-CoA dehydrogenase family protein, with protein MQRTIFTEEHDQFRKMVRDFIEREVAPHREEWDEMGRPPREFFRRLGELGILGIQVPEEYGGGGESSFKFNTIVFEEVARAGVSFGSYTVHACLILPYLLEYATEEQKQRWLPGFADGSIMTAIAMTEPGTGSDLANIATSAKLSEDGKHYIINGAKTFITGGVTADLILTVCRTSPFDPENRRGGLSIIAVPTDSEGFAVGRKLDKIGLHQQDTAELSYTDVKVPVENLLGEEGAGFGYLTHNLPQERLSIALNQVGFAEAAIAHAIAYTKERKVFGKPVASFQNTKFVLAECSAETQAARVYVDHCLELLDRKELTVADAARAKLFCTEVSGRVIDKCLQLHGGYGYITEYPIARLYADTRVTRIYGGTSEVMKTIISKDLGL; from the coding sequence ATGCAGCGGACGATCTTCACCGAAGAACACGATCAGTTCCGGAAGATGGTGCGCGACTTCATCGAACGTGAGGTCGCGCCGCATCGCGAGGAATGGGACGAGATGGGTCGCCCGCCCCGCGAATTCTTCCGCCGGCTGGGCGAACTCGGCATCCTGGGAATCCAGGTCCCCGAGGAGTACGGCGGAGGCGGCGAGTCCAGCTTCAAGTTCAACACGATCGTCTTCGAAGAGGTTGCGCGCGCTGGAGTCTCGTTCGGCTCCTACACGGTGCACGCCTGCCTGATCCTGCCCTACCTGCTCGAATACGCGACCGAGGAGCAGAAGCAGCGCTGGCTGCCCGGCTTCGCCGACGGCTCGATCATGACCGCGATCGCGATGACCGAGCCCGGCACCGGCTCGGACCTCGCCAACATCGCGACCTCGGCGAAGCTGTCCGAGGACGGCAAGCACTACATCATCAACGGCGCGAAGACCTTCATCACCGGCGGCGTCACCGCCGACCTCATCCTCACGGTCTGCCGCACCAGCCCGTTCGATCCCGAGAACCGCCGCGGCGGCCTGTCGATCATCGCGGTGCCCACCGACAGCGAGGGCTTCGCGGTGGGCCGCAAGCTCGACAAGATCGGCCTGCACCAGCAGGACACCGCCGAACTGTCGTACACCGACGTGAAGGTGCCGGTCGAGAACCTCCTCGGCGAGGAAGGCGCGGGCTTCGGGTACCTCACCCACAACCTGCCGCAGGAGCGTCTGAGCATCGCCCTGAACCAGGTCGGCTTCGCCGAGGCCGCCATCGCGCACGCGATCGCCTACACCAAGGAACGCAAGGTGTTCGGCAAGCCGGTCGCGTCGTTCCAGAACACCAAGTTCGTGCTCGCCGAGTGCTCGGCCGAGACCCAGGCCGCGCGTGTCTACGTCGACCACTGCCTCGAACTGCTCGACCGCAAGGAACTCACGGTCGCCGACGCGGCCCGCGCGAAGCTGTTCTGCACCGAGGTCTCCGGTCGCGTCATCGACAAGTGTCTGCAGCTGCACGGCGGCTACGGTTACATCACCGAGTACCCGATCGCCCGGCTGTACGCCGACACCCGCGTGACCCGGATCTACGGTGGCACCAGCGAGGTCATGAAGACGATCATCTCCAAGGACCTGGGGCTGTAG
- a CDS encoding crotonase/enoyl-CoA hydratase family protein, producing MATSQDVVLSTRDGNVVTWTINLPEARNPISGDDVVDRLVELVEEANRDIDTRVVILTGAGSAFSAGGNVKDMDERRGMFGGAPHALREGYRRGIQRLPRAIYHCEVPIIAAVNGPAVGAGCDLAMMCDMRIASSKAFFAESFVKLGIIPGDGGAWLLPRAVGAARAAEMAFTGDRVDAATALDWGMVSQVVEPEQLLDAANALAARVAVNPPNALRMTKKLLREGQRVDLDTLLELSASLQALSHHSEDHREALSAFLERRTGNFTGN from the coding sequence ATGGCAACTTCGCAGGACGTCGTACTGAGCACGCGCGACGGAAACGTCGTGACCTGGACGATCAACCTTCCGGAGGCGCGCAACCCGATCTCGGGTGACGACGTCGTCGACCGTCTCGTCGAGCTCGTCGAGGAGGCCAACCGCGACATCGACACCCGCGTCGTCATCCTCACCGGCGCCGGATCGGCCTTCTCCGCCGGCGGCAACGTCAAGGACATGGACGAGCGTCGCGGCATGTTCGGCGGCGCACCCCACGCCCTGCGCGAGGGTTACCGCCGCGGCATCCAGCGCCTGCCCCGGGCCATCTACCACTGCGAGGTCCCGATCATCGCCGCGGTCAACGGACCCGCCGTGGGCGCCGGCTGCGACCTCGCGATGATGTGCGACATGCGGATCGCCTCGTCGAAGGCGTTCTTCGCGGAGAGCTTCGTCAAGCTCGGCATCATCCCCGGCGACGGCGGTGCCTGGCTGCTGCCGCGCGCCGTCGGTGCCGCGCGCGCCGCCGAGATGGCCTTCACCGGCGACCGCGTCGACGCCGCGACCGCTCTCGACTGGGGCATGGTCTCGCAGGTCGTCGAACCCGAACAGCTACTCGACGCCGCGAACGCGCTCGCCGCCCGCGTCGCCGTCAACCCCCCGAACGCACTGCGCATGACGAAGAAGCTGCTGCGCGAGGGCCAGCGCGTCGATCTCGACACGCTCCTCGAACTGTCGGCCTCCCTCCAGGCGCTCTCGCACCACAGCGAGGACCACCGCGAAGCCCTCTCGGCGTTCCTCGAACGACGCACCGGCAACTTCACCGGTAACTGA